The proteins below come from a single Phocoena sinus isolate mPhoSin1 chromosome 2, mPhoSin1.pri, whole genome shotgun sequence genomic window:
- the SHF gene encoding SH2 domain-containing adapter protein F isoform X2, which yields MLLSGASPAGSGPGPRAQGSAGGGPAGSRRGAGGAGTGPGGGGSGGVAKWLREHLGFRGGGGGGGGGKPAPPEPDYRPPAPSPAAPPAPPPDILAAYRLQRERDFEDPYSGGPSGSAALATPAVPGPTPPPRHGSPPHRLIRVETPGPPAPPPEERISGPPASSDRLAILEDYADPFDVQETGEGPVGASGAPEKAPENDGYMEPYEAQKMMAEIRGSKETAAQPLPLYDTPYEPEEEEGATPEGEGVSWPRESRLPEDDERPPEEYDQPWEWKKERISKAFAVDIKVIKDLPWPPPVGQLDSSPSLPNGDRDISGPASPLPESSLEDGSAQFEGSEKSCLSPGREEKGRLPPRLSAGNPKSAKSLSVEPSSPLGEWTDPALPLENQVWYHGAISRTDAENLLRLCKEASYLVRNSETSKNDFSLSLKSSQGFMHMKLSRTKEHKYVLGQNSPPFSSVPEIVHHYASRKLPIKGAEHMSLLYPVAIRTL from the exons ATGTTACTGAGCGGAGCTTCTCCTGCCGGCTCCGGCCCGGGGCCGCGGGCGCAGGGGAGCGCGGGGGGCGGCCCGGCTGGATCGCGCCGGGGCGCCGGAGGTGCGGGAACCGGCCCAGGAGGGGGCGGCAGCGGCGGAGTGGCCAAGTGGCTCCGGGAGCACCTGGGCTTCCGCGGGGGGGGCGGCGGCGGAGGTGGGGGCAAGCCGGCGCCCCCGGAGCCGGACTACCGCCCCCCCGCACCTTCCCCGGCCGCGCCCCCCGCACCTCCCCCGGACATCTTGGCCGCCTACCGACTGCAGAGGGAGCGCGACTTTGAAGACCCTTACTCCGGGGGGCCGTCCGGCTCCGCTGCTCTAGCCACCCCTGCCGTTCCCGGCCCCACGCCGCCCCCGCGCCACGGCTCGCCACCCCACCGCCTTATTCGGGTCGAGACCCCTGGCCCCCCAGCGCCTCCTCCCGAGGAACGGATCTCTGGACCACCCGCCAGCAGCGACAGG CTAGCAATTCTAGAAGACTATGCGGATCCGTTTGATGTTCAGGAGACTGGTGAAGGCCCAGTAGGAGCTTCAGGAGCCCCAGAGAAGGCCCCCGAGAATGACGGTTACATGGAGCCCTATGAGGCCCAAAAGATGATGGCCG AGATCCGGGGCTCCAAGGAGACAGCAGCTCAGCCCTTGCCTCTGTATGACACGCCCTATgagccagaggaggaggagggggccacACCGGAAGGTGAGGGGGTCTCCTGGCCCCGGGAGTCCCGCCTGCCAGAGGATGATGAGAGGCCCCCTGAGGAGTATGACCAGCCCTGGGAGTGGAAGAAGGAGCGGATTTCCAAAGCCTTTGCAG TTGACATTAAGGTCATCAAAGACCTACCTTGGCCTCCACCGGTGGGACAGCTGGACAGCAGCCCCTCCCTTCCCAACGGGGACAGGGACATCTCCGGTCCAGCCTCACCCCTCCCTGAGTCCAGCCTGGAGGACGGCAGCG CCCAGTTTGAAGGATCTGAGAAGAGCTGCCTGTCACCTGGCCGGGAGGAGAAGGGGCGGCTCCCTCCCCGACTCTCTGCAGGGAACCCCAAGTCAGCCAAGTCCCTAAGCGTGGAGCCCAGCAGCCCCCTGGGGGAGTGGACAGACCCAGCACTGCCTCTGGAAAACCAGGT CTGGTACCACGGGGCCATCAGTCGAACAGATGCCGAGAACCTGCTCCGGCTGTGCAAAGAGGCCAGCTACCTGGTGCGCAACAGTGAGACCAGCAAGAACGACTTCTCCCTGTCCCTCAA gaGCAGTCAGGGCTTCATGCACATGAAGCTGTCCCGGACCAAGGAACACAAGTACGTGCTGGGCCAGAACAGCCCGCCCTTCAGCAGCGTCCCTGAAATTGTGCACCACTACGCCAGCCGCAAGCTGCCCATTAAGGGGGCCGAGCACATGTCCCTGCTCTACCCTGTGGCCATCCGGACTCTGTAG
- the SHF gene encoding SH2 domain-containing adapter protein F isoform X1, whose amino-acid sequence MLLSGASPAGSGPGPRAQGSAGGGPAGSRRGAGGAGTGPGGGGSGGVAKWLREHLGFRGGGGGGGGGKPAPPEPDYRPPAPSPAAPPAPPPDILAAYRLQRERDFEDPYSGGPSGSAALATPAVPGPTPPPRHGSPPHRLIRVETPGPPAPPPEERISGPPASSDRLAILEDYADPFDVQETGEGPVGASGAPEKAPENDGYMEPYEAQKMMAEIRGSKETAAQPLPLYDTPYEPEEEEGATPEGEGVSWPRESRLPEDDERPPEEYDQPWEWKKERISKAFAVDIKVIKDLPWPPPVGQLDSSPSLPNGDRDISGPASPLPESSLEDGSAQFEGSEKSCLSPGREEKGRLPPRLSAGNPKSAKSLSVEPSSPLGEWTDPALPLENQVWYHGAISRTDAENLLRLCKEASYLVRNSETSKNDFSLSLKKKIDSKRYVTCSRPPANKVPRAGSEPSSGQLQEPHCSITQLHPPSSLVWSKARRDTSRAEQSLGPALS is encoded by the exons ATGTTACTGAGCGGAGCTTCTCCTGCCGGCTCCGGCCCGGGGCCGCGGGCGCAGGGGAGCGCGGGGGGCGGCCCGGCTGGATCGCGCCGGGGCGCCGGAGGTGCGGGAACCGGCCCAGGAGGGGGCGGCAGCGGCGGAGTGGCCAAGTGGCTCCGGGAGCACCTGGGCTTCCGCGGGGGGGGCGGCGGCGGAGGTGGGGGCAAGCCGGCGCCCCCGGAGCCGGACTACCGCCCCCCCGCACCTTCCCCGGCCGCGCCCCCCGCACCTCCCCCGGACATCTTGGCCGCCTACCGACTGCAGAGGGAGCGCGACTTTGAAGACCCTTACTCCGGGGGGCCGTCCGGCTCCGCTGCTCTAGCCACCCCTGCCGTTCCCGGCCCCACGCCGCCCCCGCGCCACGGCTCGCCACCCCACCGCCTTATTCGGGTCGAGACCCCTGGCCCCCCAGCGCCTCCTCCCGAGGAACGGATCTCTGGACCACCCGCCAGCAGCGACAGG CTAGCAATTCTAGAAGACTATGCGGATCCGTTTGATGTTCAGGAGACTGGTGAAGGCCCAGTAGGAGCTTCAGGAGCCCCAGAGAAGGCCCCCGAGAATGACGGTTACATGGAGCCCTATGAGGCCCAAAAGATGATGGCCG AGATCCGGGGCTCCAAGGAGACAGCAGCTCAGCCCTTGCCTCTGTATGACACGCCCTATgagccagaggaggaggagggggccacACCGGAAGGTGAGGGGGTCTCCTGGCCCCGGGAGTCCCGCCTGCCAGAGGATGATGAGAGGCCCCCTGAGGAGTATGACCAGCCCTGGGAGTGGAAGAAGGAGCGGATTTCCAAAGCCTTTGCAG TTGACATTAAGGTCATCAAAGACCTACCTTGGCCTCCACCGGTGGGACAGCTGGACAGCAGCCCCTCCCTTCCCAACGGGGACAGGGACATCTCCGGTCCAGCCTCACCCCTCCCTGAGTCCAGCCTGGAGGACGGCAGCG CCCAGTTTGAAGGATCTGAGAAGAGCTGCCTGTCACCTGGCCGGGAGGAGAAGGGGCGGCTCCCTCCCCGACTCTCTGCAGGGAACCCCAAGTCAGCCAAGTCCCTAAGCGTGGAGCCCAGCAGCCCCCTGGGGGAGTGGACAGACCCAGCACTGCCTCTGGAAAACCAGGT CTGGTACCACGGGGCCATCAGTCGAACAGATGCCGAGAACCTGCTCCGGCTGTGCAAAGAGGCCAGCTACCTGGTGCGCAACAGTGAGACCAGCAAGAACGACTTCTCCCTGTCCCTCAA aaagaaaatcGATTCAAAGAGGTatgtgacttgctcaaggccaccaGCTAATAAAGTGCCCAGAGCAGGATCTGAACCCAGCTCAGGCCAACTCCAAGAACCACACTGTTCCATTACACAGCTCCACCCCCCATCAAGTCTGGTATGGTCCAAGGCAAGAAGAGACacgagcagagcagagcagagcctgGGCCCTGCCTTATCCTGA
- the SHF gene encoding SH2 domain-containing adapter protein F isoform X3, with the protein MLLSGASPAGSGPGPRAQGSAGGGPAGSRRGAGGAGTGPGGGGSGGVAKWLREHLGFRGGGGGGGGGKPAPPEPDYRPPAPSPAAPPAPPPDILAAYRLQRERDFEDPYSGGPSGSAALATPAVPGPTPPPRHGSPPHRLIRVETPGPPAPPPEERISGPPASSDRLAILEDYADPFDVQETGEGPVGASGAPEKAPENDGYMEPYEAQKMMAEIRGSKETAAQPLPLYDTPYEPEEEEGATPEGEGVSWPRESRLPEDDERPPEEYDQPWEWKKERISKAFAVDIKVIKDLPWPPPVGQLDSSPSLPNGDRDISGPASPLPESSLEDGSAQFEGSEKSCLSPGREEKGRLPPRLSAGNPKSAKSLSVEPSSPLGEWTDPALPLENQVWYHGAISRTDAENLLRLCKEASYLVRNSETSKNDFSLSLNSTPHQVWYGPRQEETRAEQSRAWALPYPEE; encoded by the exons ATGTTACTGAGCGGAGCTTCTCCTGCCGGCTCCGGCCCGGGGCCGCGGGCGCAGGGGAGCGCGGGGGGCGGCCCGGCTGGATCGCGCCGGGGCGCCGGAGGTGCGGGAACCGGCCCAGGAGGGGGCGGCAGCGGCGGAGTGGCCAAGTGGCTCCGGGAGCACCTGGGCTTCCGCGGGGGGGGCGGCGGCGGAGGTGGGGGCAAGCCGGCGCCCCCGGAGCCGGACTACCGCCCCCCCGCACCTTCCCCGGCCGCGCCCCCCGCACCTCCCCCGGACATCTTGGCCGCCTACCGACTGCAGAGGGAGCGCGACTTTGAAGACCCTTACTCCGGGGGGCCGTCCGGCTCCGCTGCTCTAGCCACCCCTGCCGTTCCCGGCCCCACGCCGCCCCCGCGCCACGGCTCGCCACCCCACCGCCTTATTCGGGTCGAGACCCCTGGCCCCCCAGCGCCTCCTCCCGAGGAACGGATCTCTGGACCACCCGCCAGCAGCGACAGG CTAGCAATTCTAGAAGACTATGCGGATCCGTTTGATGTTCAGGAGACTGGTGAAGGCCCAGTAGGAGCTTCAGGAGCCCCAGAGAAGGCCCCCGAGAATGACGGTTACATGGAGCCCTATGAGGCCCAAAAGATGATGGCCG AGATCCGGGGCTCCAAGGAGACAGCAGCTCAGCCCTTGCCTCTGTATGACACGCCCTATgagccagaggaggaggagggggccacACCGGAAGGTGAGGGGGTCTCCTGGCCCCGGGAGTCCCGCCTGCCAGAGGATGATGAGAGGCCCCCTGAGGAGTATGACCAGCCCTGGGAGTGGAAGAAGGAGCGGATTTCCAAAGCCTTTGCAG TTGACATTAAGGTCATCAAAGACCTACCTTGGCCTCCACCGGTGGGACAGCTGGACAGCAGCCCCTCCCTTCCCAACGGGGACAGGGACATCTCCGGTCCAGCCTCACCCCTCCCTGAGTCCAGCCTGGAGGACGGCAGCG CCCAGTTTGAAGGATCTGAGAAGAGCTGCCTGTCACCTGGCCGGGAGGAGAAGGGGCGGCTCCCTCCCCGACTCTCTGCAGGGAACCCCAAGTCAGCCAAGTCCCTAAGCGTGGAGCCCAGCAGCCCCCTGGGGGAGTGGACAGACCCAGCACTGCCTCTGGAAAACCAGGT CTGGTACCACGGGGCCATCAGTCGAACAGATGCCGAGAACCTGCTCCGGCTGTGCAAAGAGGCCAGCTACCTGGTGCGCAACAGTGAGACCAGCAAGAACGACTTCTCCCTGTCCCTCAA CTCCACCCCCCATCAAGTCTGGTATGGTCCAAGGCAAGAAGAGACacgagcagagcagagcagagcctgGGCCCTGCCTTATCCTGAGGAGTGA
- the SHF gene encoding SH2 domain-containing adapter protein F isoform X5, which produces MLLSGASPAGSGPGPRAQGSAGGGPAGSRRGAGGAGTGPGGGGSGGVAKWLREHLGFRGGGGGGGGGKPAPPEPDYRPPAPSPAAPPAPPPDILAAYRLQRERDFEDPYSGGPSGSAALATPAVPGPTPPPRHGSPPHRLIRVETPGPPAPPPEERISGPPASSDRLAILEDYADPFDVQETGEGPVGASGAPEKAPENDGYMEPYEAQKMMAEIRGSKETAAQPLPLYDTPYEPEEEEGATPEGEGVSWPRESRLPEDDERPPEEYDQPWEWKKERISKAFAAQFEGSEKSCLSPGREEKGRLPPRLSAGNPKSAKSLSVEPSSPLGEWTDPALPLENQVWYHGAISRTDAENLLRLCKEASYLVRNSETSKNDFSLSLKSSQGFMHMKLSRTKEHKYVLGQNSPPFSSVPEIVHHYASRKLPIKGAEHMSLLYPVAIRTL; this is translated from the exons ATGTTACTGAGCGGAGCTTCTCCTGCCGGCTCCGGCCCGGGGCCGCGGGCGCAGGGGAGCGCGGGGGGCGGCCCGGCTGGATCGCGCCGGGGCGCCGGAGGTGCGGGAACCGGCCCAGGAGGGGGCGGCAGCGGCGGAGTGGCCAAGTGGCTCCGGGAGCACCTGGGCTTCCGCGGGGGGGGCGGCGGCGGAGGTGGGGGCAAGCCGGCGCCCCCGGAGCCGGACTACCGCCCCCCCGCACCTTCCCCGGCCGCGCCCCCCGCACCTCCCCCGGACATCTTGGCCGCCTACCGACTGCAGAGGGAGCGCGACTTTGAAGACCCTTACTCCGGGGGGCCGTCCGGCTCCGCTGCTCTAGCCACCCCTGCCGTTCCCGGCCCCACGCCGCCCCCGCGCCACGGCTCGCCACCCCACCGCCTTATTCGGGTCGAGACCCCTGGCCCCCCAGCGCCTCCTCCCGAGGAACGGATCTCTGGACCACCCGCCAGCAGCGACAGG CTAGCAATTCTAGAAGACTATGCGGATCCGTTTGATGTTCAGGAGACTGGTGAAGGCCCAGTAGGAGCTTCAGGAGCCCCAGAGAAGGCCCCCGAGAATGACGGTTACATGGAGCCCTATGAGGCCCAAAAGATGATGGCCG AGATCCGGGGCTCCAAGGAGACAGCAGCTCAGCCCTTGCCTCTGTATGACACGCCCTATgagccagaggaggaggagggggccacACCGGAAGGTGAGGGGGTCTCCTGGCCCCGGGAGTCCCGCCTGCCAGAGGATGATGAGAGGCCCCCTGAGGAGTATGACCAGCCCTGGGAGTGGAAGAAGGAGCGGATTTCCAAAGCCTTTGCAG CCCAGTTTGAAGGATCTGAGAAGAGCTGCCTGTCACCTGGCCGGGAGGAGAAGGGGCGGCTCCCTCCCCGACTCTCTGCAGGGAACCCCAAGTCAGCCAAGTCCCTAAGCGTGGAGCCCAGCAGCCCCCTGGGGGAGTGGACAGACCCAGCACTGCCTCTGGAAAACCAGGT CTGGTACCACGGGGCCATCAGTCGAACAGATGCCGAGAACCTGCTCCGGCTGTGCAAAGAGGCCAGCTACCTGGTGCGCAACAGTGAGACCAGCAAGAACGACTTCTCCCTGTCCCTCAA gaGCAGTCAGGGCTTCATGCACATGAAGCTGTCCCGGACCAAGGAACACAAGTACGTGCTGGGCCAGAACAGCCCGCCCTTCAGCAGCGTCCCTGAAATTGTGCACCACTACGCCAGCCGCAAGCTGCCCATTAAGGGGGCCGAGCACATGTCCCTGCTCTACCCTGTGGCCATCCGGACTCTGTAG
- the SHF gene encoding SH2 domain-containing adapter protein F isoform X4 → MLLSGASPAGSGPGPRAQGSAGGGPAGSRRGAGGAGTGPGGGGSGGVAKWLREHLGFRGGGGGGGGGKPAPPEPDYRPPAPSPAAPPAPPPDILAAYRLQRERDFEDPYSGGPSGSAALATPAVPGPTPPPRHGSPPHRLIRVETPGPPAPPPEERISGPPASSDRLAILEDYADPFDVQETGEGPVGASGAPEKAPENDGYMEPYEAQKMMAEIRGSKETAAQPLPLYDTPYEPEEEEGATPEGEGVSWPRESRLPEDDERPPEEYDQPWEWKKERISKAFAAQFEGSEKSCLSPGREEKGRLPPRLSAGNPKSAKSLSVEPSSPLGEWTDPALPLENQVWYHGAISRTDAENLLRLCKEASYLVRNSETSKNDFSLSLKKKIDSKRYVTCSRPPANKVPRAGSEPSSGQLQEPHCSITQLHPPSSLVWSKARRDTSRAEQSLGPALS, encoded by the exons ATGTTACTGAGCGGAGCTTCTCCTGCCGGCTCCGGCCCGGGGCCGCGGGCGCAGGGGAGCGCGGGGGGCGGCCCGGCTGGATCGCGCCGGGGCGCCGGAGGTGCGGGAACCGGCCCAGGAGGGGGCGGCAGCGGCGGAGTGGCCAAGTGGCTCCGGGAGCACCTGGGCTTCCGCGGGGGGGGCGGCGGCGGAGGTGGGGGCAAGCCGGCGCCCCCGGAGCCGGACTACCGCCCCCCCGCACCTTCCCCGGCCGCGCCCCCCGCACCTCCCCCGGACATCTTGGCCGCCTACCGACTGCAGAGGGAGCGCGACTTTGAAGACCCTTACTCCGGGGGGCCGTCCGGCTCCGCTGCTCTAGCCACCCCTGCCGTTCCCGGCCCCACGCCGCCCCCGCGCCACGGCTCGCCACCCCACCGCCTTATTCGGGTCGAGACCCCTGGCCCCCCAGCGCCTCCTCCCGAGGAACGGATCTCTGGACCACCCGCCAGCAGCGACAGG CTAGCAATTCTAGAAGACTATGCGGATCCGTTTGATGTTCAGGAGACTGGTGAAGGCCCAGTAGGAGCTTCAGGAGCCCCAGAGAAGGCCCCCGAGAATGACGGTTACATGGAGCCCTATGAGGCCCAAAAGATGATGGCCG AGATCCGGGGCTCCAAGGAGACAGCAGCTCAGCCCTTGCCTCTGTATGACACGCCCTATgagccagaggaggaggagggggccacACCGGAAGGTGAGGGGGTCTCCTGGCCCCGGGAGTCCCGCCTGCCAGAGGATGATGAGAGGCCCCCTGAGGAGTATGACCAGCCCTGGGAGTGGAAGAAGGAGCGGATTTCCAAAGCCTTTGCAG CCCAGTTTGAAGGATCTGAGAAGAGCTGCCTGTCACCTGGCCGGGAGGAGAAGGGGCGGCTCCCTCCCCGACTCTCTGCAGGGAACCCCAAGTCAGCCAAGTCCCTAAGCGTGGAGCCCAGCAGCCCCCTGGGGGAGTGGACAGACCCAGCACTGCCTCTGGAAAACCAGGT CTGGTACCACGGGGCCATCAGTCGAACAGATGCCGAGAACCTGCTCCGGCTGTGCAAAGAGGCCAGCTACCTGGTGCGCAACAGTGAGACCAGCAAGAACGACTTCTCCCTGTCCCTCAA aaagaaaatcGATTCAAAGAGGTatgtgacttgctcaaggccaccaGCTAATAAAGTGCCCAGAGCAGGATCTGAACCCAGCTCAGGCCAACTCCAAGAACCACACTGTTCCATTACACAGCTCCACCCCCCATCAAGTCTGGTATGGTCCAAGGCAAGAAGAGACacgagcagagcagagcagagcctgGGCCCTGCCTTATCCTGA
- the SHF gene encoding SH2 domain-containing adapter protein F isoform X6 yields MLLSGASPAGSGPGPRAQGSAGGGPAGSRRGAGGAGTGPGGGGSGGVAKWLREHLGFRGGGGGGGGGKPAPPEPDYRPPAPSPAAPPAPPPDILAAYRLQRERDFEDPYSGGPSGSAALATPAVPGPTPPPRHGSPPHRLIRVETPGPPAPPPEERISGPPASSDRLAILEDYADPFDVQETGEGPVGASGAPEKAPENDGYMEPYEAQKMMAEIRGSKETAAQPLPLYDTPYEPEEEEGATPEGEGVSWPRESRLPEDDERPPEEYDQPWEWKKERISKAFAAGTTGPSVEQMPRTCSGCAKRPATWCATVRPARTTSPCPSRAVRASCT; encoded by the exons ATGTTACTGAGCGGAGCTTCTCCTGCCGGCTCCGGCCCGGGGCCGCGGGCGCAGGGGAGCGCGGGGGGCGGCCCGGCTGGATCGCGCCGGGGCGCCGGAGGTGCGGGAACCGGCCCAGGAGGGGGCGGCAGCGGCGGAGTGGCCAAGTGGCTCCGGGAGCACCTGGGCTTCCGCGGGGGGGGCGGCGGCGGAGGTGGGGGCAAGCCGGCGCCCCCGGAGCCGGACTACCGCCCCCCCGCACCTTCCCCGGCCGCGCCCCCCGCACCTCCCCCGGACATCTTGGCCGCCTACCGACTGCAGAGGGAGCGCGACTTTGAAGACCCTTACTCCGGGGGGCCGTCCGGCTCCGCTGCTCTAGCCACCCCTGCCGTTCCCGGCCCCACGCCGCCCCCGCGCCACGGCTCGCCACCCCACCGCCTTATTCGGGTCGAGACCCCTGGCCCCCCAGCGCCTCCTCCCGAGGAACGGATCTCTGGACCACCCGCCAGCAGCGACAGG CTAGCAATTCTAGAAGACTATGCGGATCCGTTTGATGTTCAGGAGACTGGTGAAGGCCCAGTAGGAGCTTCAGGAGCCCCAGAGAAGGCCCCCGAGAATGACGGTTACATGGAGCCCTATGAGGCCCAAAAGATGATGGCCG AGATCCGGGGCTCCAAGGAGACAGCAGCTCAGCCCTTGCCTCTGTATGACACGCCCTATgagccagaggaggaggagggggccacACCGGAAGGTGAGGGGGTCTCCTGGCCCCGGGAGTCCCGCCTGCCAGAGGATGATGAGAGGCCCCCTGAGGAGTATGACCAGCCCTGGGAGTGGAAGAAGGAGCGGATTTCCAAAGCCTTTGCAG CTGGTACCACGGGGCCATCAGTCGAACAGATGCCGAGAACCTGCTCCGGCTGTGCAAAGAGGCCAGCTACCTGGTGCGCAACAGTGAGACCAGCAAGAACGACTTCTCCCTGTCCCTCAA gaGCAGTCAGGGCTTCATGCACATGA
- the LOC116748576 gene encoding LOW QUALITY PROTEIN: dual oxidase 1-like (The sequence of the model RefSeq protein was modified relative to this genomic sequence to represent the inferred CDS: inserted 2 bases in 1 codon; deleted 1 base in 1 codon; substituted 4 bases at 4 genomic stop codons): MGFHSALTWTLLVGPWVPMGAQNPISWEVQRFDGWYNNLMEHRWGSKGRXEPTSYAVGVYQPFREPHLPNRRALSNTAMRGPAGQGSLRNRTVLGVFFGYHVLSDLVSVEKPSCPAEFLSIHIPPGDPVFDRDQSGDVVLPFQRSRWDPETGQSPGNPRDLTNEATGWLDGSAIYGSSHSWSDELRSFSGGRLASGPDPAFPRNAQDPLRMWTAPDPATGRRGSLGLYAFGAERGNREPFLQALGLLWFRYHNLWAEKLARKHPLWGDEELFQHARKRVIATYQNIAMYEWLPSFLQQAPPNYTEYRPFLDPSISPEFLAASEQFFSTMVPPGVYMRNASCYFQGVINRNSSVSRALWVCNSYWSREHPNVQRAEDVDSLLLGMASQITEXEDHVVVEDAXDLVSHPDFLPGPLKFFRTDHLASCLQPGRDLGLPSYTKARATLGLPPVTRWQDVNPALFWSDGTIQRIAGRVVNVYXISLLSVLSCLLPGLFHDNGXVSPQKCYWWFFQTMPGLTGVMLLLVLAVMYVFASHHFQRRGFRGFWLTHHLYILLYVLLIIHGSFALIQLPRFHTIFLVPVLIYMGDKLVSLSRKKVEISVVKAELLPSGVPRLEFWWPQGFEYKSGQRVWIACLALGTTECHPFTLTSAPHEDTLSLHIRAAGPWTTRLREIYSPPTGDSCAQHPKLYLDGPFGEGHQEWRKFEVSVLVGGGIGVTPFASILKDLVFKSLVSCQVFCRKIYFIWVTRTQRQFEWLADIIREVEENDHQDLVSVHIYITQLAEKFDLRTTMLYICERHFQKVLNRSLFTGLRSITHFGRPRFEPFFDSLQEVHPKVQKIGVFSCDPRGMTKNVEKACQLINRQDGIRFFHHHENF; this comes from the exons ATGGGCTTCCACTCGGCTCTGACATGGACACTCCTGGTTGGGCCATGGGTGCCCATGG GAGCTCAGAACCCCATTTCATGGGAGGTGCAGCGATTTGATGGGTGGTACAACAACCTCATGGAGCACAGATGGGGCAGCAAAGGTAGGTGAGAGCCAA CCAGCTATGCAGTTGGTGTGTACCAGCCCTTCCGAGAGCCTCATTTGCCCAACCGCCGGGCACTTAGCAACACAGCCATGAGGGGCCCCGCAGGGCAGGGCTCCCTGCGAAACCGCACAGTGCTGGGAGTGTTCTTC GGCTACCACGTGCTCTCGGACCTGGTGAGCGTGGAAAAGCCTAGCTGCCCGGCCGAGTTCCTCAGCATCCACATCCCGCCCGGAGACCCCGTGTTCGATCGCGACCAGAGCGGGGACGTGGTGCTGCCCTTCCAGAGGAGCCGCTGGGACCCCGAGACCGGACAGAGCCCCGGCAACCCCCGGGACCTG ACCAACGAGGCGACGGGCTGGCTGGACGGCAGCGCCATCTATGGCTCCTCGCACTCCTGGAGCGACGAGCTGCGGAGCTTCTCCGGGGGGCGGCTGGCGTCGGGGCCCGACCCCGCCTTCCCCCGGAACGCGCAGGACCCGCTGCGCATGTGGACTGCGCCCGACCCCGCCACGGGACGGCGCGGGTCACTGGGGCTGTACG CCTTCGGGGCGGAGCGAGGGAACCGCGAGCCCTTCCTGCAGGCGCTGGGCCTGCTCTGGTTCCGCTACCACAACCTGTGGGCAGAGAAGCTGGCCCGCAAGCACCCGCTCTGGGGAGACGAAGAGCTGTTCCAGCACGCGCGCAAGAGGGTCATCGCCACCTACCAG AACATCGCGATGTATGAGTGGCTGCCCAGCTTCCTGCAGCAAGCACCGCCGAATTACACAG AGTACCGCCCTTTCCTGGACCCCAGCATCTCTCCGGAGTTCCTGGCGGCCTCTGAGCAGTTCTTCTCTACCATGGTGCCCCCTGGCGTCTAcatgag AAATGCCAGCTGCTACTTCCAGGGGGTCATCAATAGGAACTCAAGTGTCTCCAGAGCTCTCTGGGTCTGCAATAGCTACTGGAGCCGAGAG CACCCAAACGTACAAAGAGCTGAAGATGTGGACTCGCTGCTGCTGGGCATGGCCTCCCAGATCACTGAGTGAGAGGACCATGTGGTGGTTGAGGATGCATGAG ACTTGGTATCTCATCCCGATTTCTTGCCTGGGCCACTGAAGTTTTTCCGCACAGACCACCTGGCCAGTTGCCTGCAGCCAGGCCGGGATCTGGGCCTACCCTCTTACACAAAGGCCAGGGCAACACTGGGCCTGCCTCCAGTTACCAGATGGCAGGACGTCAACCCTGCACTCTTCTGGAGTGATGGCACT ATCCAGcgaat TGCAGGCCGTGTGGTGAATGTCTA CATCAGCCTGCTCAGCGTCCTTTCCTGCCTCTTACCTGGTCTCTTCCATGACAacgggtgagt TTCCCCCCAGAAGTGTTACTGGTGGTTCTTCCAGACCATGCCAG GTCTCACGGGGGTCATGCTGCTCCTGGTTCTCGCCGTCATGTACGTCTTCGCCTCCCACCACTTCCAGCGCCGCGGCTTCCGGGGCTTCTGGCTGACCCACCACCTCTACATCCTGCTCTACGTGCTG CTCATCATCCATGGCAGCTTCGCTCTGATCCAGCTGCCCCGTTTCCACACCATCTTCCTGGTCCCAGTACTTATCTATATGGGGGACAAGCTGGTGAGCCTGAGCCGG AAGAAGGTGGAGATCAGTGTGGTGAAAGCGGAGCTGCTGCCTTCAG GAGTGCCCCGCCTCGAGTTCTGGTGGCCCCAAGGCTTTGAGTACAAGTCAGGACAGCGGGTGTGGATCGCCTGCCTGGCTCTGGGGACCACAGAGTGCCACCCCTTCACCCTGACTTCTGCGCCCCACGAGGACACGCTTAGCCTGCACATCCGGGCAGCAGGGCCCTGGACCACCCGCCTCAGGGAGATCTACTCACCCCCGACGGGTGACAGCTGTGCCCAACATCCAAAG CTGTACCTCGATGGACCATTTGGAGAGGGCCACCAGGAGTGGCGTAAGTTTGAGGTGTCCGTGCTGGTGGGAGGGGGCATTGGGGTCACACCCTTTGCCTCCATCCTCAAAGACCTGGTCTTCAAGTCATTGGTCAGCTGCCAAGTGTTCTGTAGGAAG ATCTACTTCATCTGGGTGACACGGACCCAGCGGCAGTTTGAGTGGCTGGCTGACATCATCCGGGAGGTGGAGGAGAATGACCACCAGGACCTGGTGTCCGTACACATCTACATCACCCAGCTGGCTGAGAAGTTTGACCTCAGGACCACCATGCTG tacATCTGTGAGCGGCACTTCCAGAAAGTGCTGAACCGGAGTCTGTTCACGGGCTTGCGCTCCATCACCCACTTTGGCCGACCCCGCTTCGAACCCTTCTTCGACTCTCTGCAGGAGGTCCACCCAAAG GTCCAGAAGATCGGGGTGTTTAGCTGTGACCCCCGTGGCATGACCAAGAATGTGGAAAAGGCCTGTCAGCTCATCAACAGGCAGGACGGGATTCGTTTCTTCCACCATCATGAGAACTTCTAG